One Mycobacterium sp. SMC-4 DNA window includes the following coding sequences:
- a CDS encoding glycoside hydrolase family 16 protein, which produces MHLGSGKRWFAGGVVAAGIGAAMMAGTGIAGADTTGAERSDRSVSASRDSQSPRAPREPRTRTDNTTKAEREAPAEAADTGARAEPELVDSVAENVTIVKLDDGDAVADDAATQGSAAEGAPGPAGDSGRGPDKEEAAVGVVAVPARNDLRVRRSDVDESRATTQVGESRTVAEQSEQAAMTAAVAAISTAEVPSTVRVTVGSMIVDWLYSIGVKKTNYGPDFLAIPVPKFVQTWWLGVRARIYRDVLPPDAGPAQPKLLWETNFSSMEETLRYWGFQTGRWGWPAGENQYYTDGDNVFIDGAGNLVFEARRETPPDRFGAPYNYTSARLVTFGKQSIAVGTRVVARIQMPVTRGVLPAFWTVGLEPGHEYDWPRQGEIDIVEVPGFGTPQARRTWTGNIHGPADRDNTIDVKLPGFSTDLGVDLSAGFHEYGIDWHADRIVWHVDGVEVGRVTKAEYEALGGNWTPFSGAWEHYLILNIAVGNPWTGDPPADIPFQAQMKVDWVRAYTL; this is translated from the coding sequence ATGCATTTGGGCAGTGGCAAACGCTGGTTCGCTGGTGGTGTGGTCGCCGCGGGAATCGGCGCGGCGATGATGGCGGGAACGGGCATCGCCGGCGCCGACACCACCGGAGCAGAGCGCTCCGATCGCTCGGTGTCGGCGTCGCGCGACAGCCAGTCGCCTCGGGCCCCGCGCGAACCCCGCACGCGTACCGACAACACCACCAAAGCAGAGCGCGAGGCCCCGGCCGAGGCCGCCGACACCGGCGCCCGGGCCGAGCCGGAGTTGGTGGATTCGGTCGCCGAGAACGTGACCATCGTGAAACTCGACGACGGCGATGCCGTTGCCGACGATGCGGCGACTCAAGGGTCGGCCGCGGAGGGCGCGCCGGGACCCGCCGGTGATTCCGGTCGGGGACCCGACAAGGAAGAGGCGGCCGTCGGGGTTGTCGCGGTGCCGGCGCGCAATGATTTGAGAGTCAGACGTTCCGATGTCGACGAGTCGCGCGCAACGACGCAGGTGGGTGAATCACGCACGGTCGCGGAACAATCAGAGCAGGCCGCGATGACCGCGGCCGTAGCGGCGATCAGCACCGCAGAGGTGCCGAGCACGGTTCGGGTGACAGTGGGCTCGATGATCGTCGACTGGCTGTATTCCATCGGGGTGAAGAAGACCAACTACGGGCCCGATTTCCTGGCGATTCCGGTACCGAAGTTCGTCCAGACCTGGTGGCTGGGGGTGCGCGCCCGCATTTACCGCGACGTGCTGCCGCCCGATGCCGGCCCAGCGCAGCCGAAGTTGTTGTGGGAGACCAATTTTTCAAGCATGGAAGAAACCCTGCGGTACTGGGGTTTCCAGACCGGCCGGTGGGGCTGGCCTGCCGGTGAGAACCAGTACTACACCGATGGCGACAACGTTTTCATCGACGGCGCCGGAAATCTCGTCTTCGAAGCGCGCAGAGAAACCCCACCGGACCGGTTCGGTGCGCCGTACAACTACACCTCGGCACGGCTCGTGACGTTCGGCAAGCAGTCGATCGCAGTCGGCACCCGTGTGGTGGCCCGCATCCAAATGCCGGTGACACGGGGAGTGTTGCCGGCGTTCTGGACTGTCGGGCTGGAGCCCGGCCACGAGTACGACTGGCCGCGGCAAGGTGAGATCGACATCGTCGAGGTGCCGGGCTTCGGGACACCGCAGGCTCGGCGCACATGGACCGGCAACATTCACGGTCCCGCCGACCGAGACAACACCATTGACGTCAAACTGCCCGGCTTCAGCACGGATCTGGGCGTCGATCTGTCGGCCGGATTCCACGAGTACGGCATCGATTGGCACGCCGACCGCATCGTCTGGCACGTCGACGGTGTCGAGGTGGGTCGCGTCACCAAAGCCGAATATGAAGCCCTGGGTGGAAACTGGACGCCGTTCTCCGGGGCCTGGGAACATTACTTGATCCTCAACATCGCTGTCGGGAACCCGTGGACAGGTGACCCGCCGGCCGACATACCGTTCCAGGCTCAGATGAAGGTCGACTGGGTGCGGGCCTACACGCTGTAG
- a CDS encoding helix-turn-helix transcriptional regulator, with translation MSAQSESQAELGAFLRARRQRISRETYGLPARVRGRGTGLRREEVSALCGVSITWYTWLEQGRSITPSRQVLDAIARTLQLSPTEHHYLLGLAGYAPATDPARIQPAPDHIQRLLDALGDRPAYVLAGDWSIVGWNAAYAQLYPTVAVVGAEERNLLWLVFTDPSVRTLLDDWELTSTRFLAEFRAEVAGRLSDPPIRDLLDRLHAASVEFRHGWDAHPIAGFESRERVFHHPTAGLLRLEHHQLRPSDRPDLQLVVYTPYSV, from the coding sequence ATGTCGGCGCAGTCCGAGAGCCAGGCGGAACTGGGCGCTTTCCTGCGAGCACGCAGGCAGCGCATATCGCGAGAGACCTACGGGCTGCCGGCCCGGGTGCGGGGTCGCGGGACCGGGTTACGCAGGGAAGAAGTCTCGGCCCTGTGCGGGGTCAGCATCACCTGGTACACGTGGCTGGAGCAGGGACGGTCAATCACGCCATCCCGCCAGGTACTCGATGCGATCGCACGCACTCTCCAACTGTCCCCGACCGAGCACCATTACCTGCTGGGGCTGGCCGGCTACGCGCCTGCGACAGACCCTGCGCGGATACAGCCGGCGCCCGATCACATCCAGCGGCTGCTCGACGCGCTCGGGGATCGCCCGGCCTACGTGCTGGCGGGCGACTGGTCGATCGTCGGTTGGAACGCCGCCTATGCCCAGTTGTACCCCACCGTCGCGGTGGTCGGCGCCGAGGAGCGCAACCTGCTGTGGCTGGTCTTCACCGACCCATCGGTGCGCACGCTGCTCGATGACTGGGAGCTGACCAGCACCCGTTTCCTCGCGGAGTTTCGGGCCGAGGTGGCGGGACGGCTCAGCGATCCGCCGATCCGGGATCTGCTGGACCGCCTGCATGCAGCCAGCGTCGAGTTCCGGCACGGCTGGGATGCCCACCCGATCGCCGGATTCGAGTCCCGCGAACGGGTCTTCCACCATCCCACCGCCGGGTTGCTGAGGTTGGAACACCATCAGCTCCGACCGTCAGACAGGCCCGATCTTCAGCTCGTGGTGTACACGCCCTACAGCGTGTAG
- the ilvD gene encoding dihydroxy-acid dehydratase, whose amino-acid sequence MPELRSRTVTHGRNMAGARALLRAAGVAASDFGKPIVAVANSFTEFVPGHTHLQPVGRIVADAVRLAGGIPREFNTIAIDDGIAMGHLGTFYSLPSRDLIADSVEYVVEAHRADALVCISNCDKITPAMLMAALRIDVPTVFVAGGPMEGGRATMADGSTRGGLHLIDPISAAADRGVDDEDLRRIEEAACPTCGSCAGMFTANSMNCLVEALGLALPGNGSTLATHTDRRKLYERAGALVVELAHRWYDDDDARVLPRQIADRAAFTNAMAVDVAMGGSTNTVLHLLAAAHEAKLDFSLHDIDAISRAVPCLCKVAPNGTDLMEDVHRAGGVPALMGELRRGGLLAESVRAVHADSLGAWLDDWDVRSGTATAQAAELFRAAPGGVRSSSAFSQTQRWDSLDVDSSAGCIRDIAHAHSADGGLAVLRGNLAADGCVVKTAGVAEALLRFSGPAVVVESQEDAVEAILGGRIQPGDVLVVRYEGPRGGPGMQEMLHPTSFMKGRGLAARCALVTDGRFSGGSSGLSIGHVSPEAAAGGMIALVEDGDVVDIDVPQRRIHLRVDDEELARRRERLKGFSPRARERTVSAALQAYAALATSADRGAVRRCPTGPLTAGSSTGSTGKQDSLL is encoded by the coding sequence ATGCCTGAACTGCGCTCCCGCACCGTCACCCACGGACGCAATATGGCCGGGGCCCGCGCGCTGCTGCGCGCTGCCGGGGTGGCTGCCTCCGATTTCGGCAAGCCGATCGTGGCAGTAGCCAACAGCTTCACCGAGTTCGTACCCGGCCATACACACCTGCAGCCGGTGGGGCGCATCGTCGCCGATGCGGTGCGCCTGGCTGGCGGTATCCCGCGAGAGTTCAACACCATCGCCATCGACGACGGTATCGCGATGGGCCATCTCGGGACGTTCTACTCGCTGCCGTCGCGCGATTTGATCGCCGACTCGGTCGAGTACGTCGTCGAAGCACACCGGGCTGACGCACTGGTGTGCATCTCCAACTGCGACAAGATCACTCCGGCGATGTTGATGGCGGCGCTACGCATCGACGTCCCGACGGTGTTCGTTGCCGGTGGACCGATGGAGGGCGGCCGCGCCACCATGGCCGACGGCTCGACGCGCGGCGGGCTGCACTTGATCGATCCGATATCAGCCGCCGCCGACCGCGGAGTCGACGACGAGGATCTGCGCCGCATCGAGGAGGCGGCCTGCCCGACGTGCGGCTCCTGCGCAGGGATGTTCACCGCGAACTCGATGAACTGTCTGGTCGAGGCCCTCGGTCTGGCGCTTCCGGGCAACGGATCAACTTTGGCCACCCACACCGACCGGCGCAAGCTCTACGAACGTGCCGGTGCATTGGTCGTCGAGCTCGCGCACCGCTGGTATGACGACGACGATGCGCGCGTCCTGCCCCGCCAGATCGCCGACCGCGCCGCGTTCACCAATGCCATGGCCGTCGACGTGGCGATGGGCGGTTCCACCAACACGGTCCTGCATCTGCTTGCCGCGGCACACGAGGCAAAGCTGGATTTCAGTCTCCACGACATCGACGCAATCTCGCGTGCGGTGCCGTGCCTGTGCAAGGTTGCCCCCAACGGCACCGACCTGATGGAGGACGTGCACCGCGCCGGCGGGGTCCCAGCGCTGATGGGTGAATTGCGCCGGGGCGGGTTGCTCGCCGAATCGGTGCGGGCGGTGCACGCCGACAGCCTCGGCGCCTGGCTGGACGACTGGGACGTCCGTAGTGGCACCGCGACCGCGCAGGCGGCTGAACTGTTCCGGGCCGCGCCAGGAGGTGTGCGGTCCTCGTCGGCCTTCTCCCAGACGCAGCGGTGGGACTCGCTGGATGTCGACTCTTCCGCGGGGTGCATCCGGGACATCGCGCACGCCCACAGTGCGGACGGCGGACTGGCCGTGCTGCGCGGCAATCTGGCCGCTGACGGCTGTGTGGTCAAGACTGCGGGGGTGGCCGAGGCGCTGCTGCGGTTCAGTGGTCCGGCGGTGGTCGTCGAGTCCCAGGAGGACGCTGTCGAAGCGATCCTCGGTGGCCGGATCCAGCCCGGCGATGTGCTGGTCGTGCGCTACGAGGGCCCACGCGGCGGACCGGGCATGCAGGAAATGTTGCACCCGACGTCGTTTATGAAGGGTCGCGGCCTTGCTGCTCGGTGCGCGCTGGTCACCGATGGCCGGTTCTCCGGCGGCAGCTCGGGCTTGTCGATCGGGCACGTATCGCCCGAGGCCGCAGCCGGGGGAATGATCGCCCTGGTCGAGGACGGCGACGTCGTCGACATCGACGTGCCGCAACGGCGCATCCACCTGCGCGTCGACGACGAGGAGTTGGCGCGCCGCCGCGAACGGCTCAAGGGCTTCAGTCCGCGGGCACGGGAGCGCACCGTGTCGGCAGCGCTCCAGGCCTACGCCGCGCTGGCCACCAGCGCGGATCGGGGAGCGGTGCGCCGTTGTCCCACCGGTCCATTAACAGCTGGGTCGTCGACCGGCAGTACCGGTAAACAAGATTCCCTACTCTGA